ACGCGCGGGTGGACTACGTGGTGCTCGCGGGATACCTTCGCCTCGTGCCGGCGGACGTCGTGCGCGCGTATGCGGGGCGAATGGTCAACGTGCACCCCGCGCTCCTCCCGGCATTCGGCGGCCCGGGCATGTACGGCCATCACGTGCACGAAGCGGTGATCGCGGCGCACGTGCGCGAGAGCGGTGCGACGGTGCATTTCGTGGACGAGGAGTTCGACCAGGGTGCGATCATCGCCCAATGGGCGGTGCCCGTGAGCGCCGGCGACAGCGCCGATACGCTCGCCGATCGCGTGCTGCGGGTGGAGCACGCCCTGTATCCGCGCGTCGTGCAGGCCCTCGCGTCCGGCACCCTGCATCCGGGACAACCGGCGCGTGTTGGACGCGCCGCGCCACTTCACCTCGCCGATCTCGACGATCGGCGACTCGCCGAGGACATCGAGCATGCGTTGGGCTTCTAGATTCGCAGTCGTCGTGCTGACGGCATCCGGCATCAGCGCTCCGCACGCCGCGCGCGCGCAGACCGCGTCCCTCATTCCCGCGGTGCAGCAGTGGATCGCGCTGCCAGCCGCGCCGGGTCACGAACGGTTCGCAACCGACCGCATCCAGGCGGCGGCGCCCGGGTGGACCCGCGACGCGATGGGCGACCTGGTGAAGGTGCGCGGCGCCGGCTCGCCGGTGCGCGTGATCGCGTGCGGACTCGACGCACCGGCCTACGTGGTCAGCGAGATCACCGACGGCGGGTATTTGCGAGTGCAGATGGACGGCAACGGCCCGCGCCGCCCGCTCTGGGACCAGTTTCACGAGGGCCAGCGCATCCTGATCATGACCGGCGATCCAGCCACGTCGCGACGGGTGCACATGGTGCCCGGCGTGTTCGCCGTGCGCAGCGTGCACCTGTGGCGCGGGCGCGCGCCGCATCCTGGCGCGACGACCATCGAAGACCTGTGGCTCGACGTCGGCGCGCAGAACAGGGCCGAGGTGGCGGCCATGGGCATCCGGCTGCTCGACCCCGTGTTCCGCGATCTGCCGCCGTGGCGTGTCGGAGACCGCGTGGTCGGCCCCGAAGCGTCGTCGCGCGCCGGATGCGCGGCGGTGGCGGCGGCGGCGCAGGCCAGCCCCACGCTGGGCAAGACCATATTTGTGATCTCGGCGCAACGCCGTTTCAACTGGGCCGGGCTGTCGGGCGTGCTGGCCCGCACCGGGCACGTCGACTCGCTCACCGTGGTTGACGACGCGCCGGTCCGCGAGGCCGACACCGCGGCCATCACGGAGGGCCCGTTCCGCGTCAACGCGCCGGCCGGTGTGACCATCGGCTACGCGCGCGCGTTGAGCGTCCGCGCC
The Gemmatimonadaceae bacterium DNA segment above includes these coding regions:
- the purN gene encoding phosphoribosylglycinamide formyltransferase, whose protein sequence is MRARIAVLASGGGSNLQAILDHLAALGERRAGDVVLVASDRPAARALDRARARGIATAVIRTSAHPEGTPIGTVLRDARVDYVVLAGYLRLVPADVVRAYAGRMVNVHPALLPAFGGPGMYGHHVHEAVIAAHVRESGATVHFVDEEFDQGAIIAQWAVPVSAGDSADTLADRVLRVEHALYPRVVQALASGTLHPGQPARVGRAAPLHLADLDDRRLAEDIEHALGF